Proteins encoded together in one Tripterygium wilfordii isolate XIE 37 chromosome 14, ASM1340144v1, whole genome shotgun sequence window:
- the LOC120014115 gene encoding uncharacterized protein LOC120014115 gives MGTSRLTVKNRNRLCHRHSRFLLGLVLCSSLQLSTFLWGPTLSLQPIYTPNQTQKHQIDSPSPRSSIPSFDLRLYTPTVRSKSPMASSARIQSIVLFALVSIFAAAVSAQDFDMAPAPAPSQDKGAGYSLGMSGAVICSSLVLSLLALLKH, from the coding sequence ATGGGAACGAGTAGGTTAACCGTCAAAAATAGAAACAGGCTGTGCCACCGCCACAGCCGTTTTCTTCTTGGACTTGTTCTCTGCTCATCGCTCCAGCTGTCCACGTTTTTGTGGGGTCCAACGCTTTCACTCCAACCTATATATACCCCAAACCAAACCCAGAAACACCAAATCGACTCACCGTCTCCGAGATCATCTATACCATCTTTCGATCTTCGGCTATACACGCCAACTGTTCGATCAAAGTCCCCAATGGCATCATCGGCAAGAATTCAATCTATTGTCCTCTTCGCGTTGGTGTCTATCTTTGCCGCTGCTGTTTCTGCTCAAGACTTCGACATGGCGCCTGCGCCTGCTCCGTCTCAGGACAAGGGAGCGGGTTACTCTCTTGGGATGTCTGGTGCTGTGATATgttcttctctggttttgtcTCTGCTTGCTCTGTTGAAGCACTAG